A window of Ictalurus furcatus strain D&B chromosome 18, Billie_1.0, whole genome shotgun sequence contains these coding sequences:
- the fam169ab gene encoding soluble lamin-associated protein of 75 kDa isoform X3 — MDFPVDVLEATNHGELERSARSYMNELLYTDPDHAHNFTLPSGKKVQLSLSSVGFVPLYGANLQHKVLALFTPQDQLTAVALFLANQWHSVEDILKTANSRREGLVKVRSVGERIVLYVLNRLVYRTCEMGNGEMPFLCHSENDYAKILWKNGQAVGFYSVKPKGSVCNNFLRQCYSLPVMDTIFVRKAHRGKGYGLQMLEDFVDSFNEDELGLKYPLSPAMANVCRHYLDRYPADVDLFWEVEGVGGPYQRTRVAYKLSCRPLSVDSHKDGREEDHGQNGDIVEESEETCLNITEEVIVVNKHRKVTEEIDTPISTRTRSSEHRRKKRVRVDEDAQGVDSQPEKITRMEMAEEEKKEFVPADGGVVESAPEAPTETPVPTVEAHGKQAGDQEEVKEGAEAADESAILNGTGSEEEEEMEVEEEGEEHTAPAQKTVDTPEEPAAEQREAAPVVEDNQEMEVDTRAHVQQKEDDAPAAEEERVAENEQKEVDTQVAPAAEEKQEVAPAAEEEQEGAPTAEKKQKVAPAAEEEQEVASAAVEKLEVAPVPKEKQVCPAIEEEEEEEVAPVSDEDQEGPPAAEEDEEGPSAAEEKQDEAAVAEEEQEAAPSVKGELEVAPEMEKHETSAAAEEEQEVAPETEDNEVAPKVENQEVDSPAEETSSSLSTDAEGDQGQEEAMDVANDIDEVTDTSEQSSKEEEPSGEEDHDTPTVEEEEEEEEEAAQKEDEMDEDGEETNVNEASDFSRVLRGARAKAVTPTSKRTSKKPSKMTTVEDEEEEQGEVKAVEDDKGTSTEEEKVTTEDEAEHSSEEEEQVRDPPAIDKRVLRGKIKVIQTTQRTRSKRRGKM; from the exons ATGGACTTCCCTGTGGATGTGCTGGAAGCCACGAATCACGGGGAGCTAGAGCGCTCGGCTCGTAGCTACATGAATGAGCTGCTTTACACTGACCCTGACCACGCCCACAACTTCACACTGCCCAGTGGGAAGAAG GTTCAGCTCAGCCTGTCCAGTGTGGGCTTTGTTCCTCTGTATGGAGCCAATCTCCAGCACAAAGTCCTGGCTCTGTTCACCCCACAGGACCAGCTCACAG CCGTGGCTTTGTTTTTGGCCAATCAGTGGCACTCTGTGGAAGATATCCTCAAAACAGCAAACTCCAGGCGAGAAGGCCTTGTCAAG GTGAGGTCTGTGGGCGAGCGGATCGTCCTGTATGTGTTGAACCGCCTTGTTTACCGCACTTGCGAGATGGGAAATGGAGAGATGCCCTTCCTGTGCCACAGTGAAAACGACTACGCCAAAATCCTCTGGAAGAATGGCCAAGCTGTGGGCTTCTACTCGGTCAAACCAAAAG GTAGCGTTTGTAATAACTTTTTGAGGCAGTGCTACTCCCTTCCTGTCATGGACACCATATTTGTGAGGAAAGCTCACCGGGGAAAAGGCTATGGGCTGCAGATGCTGGAGGATTTTGTGGATTCTTTTAACGAGGATGAACTTGGCCTGAAGTACCCTTTGTCTCCAGCTATGGCAAAtg TGTGTAGGCATTATCTGGACCGTTACCCGGCTGATGTAGACCTGTTCTGGGAGGTCGAGGGTGTCGGTGGCCCCTACCAGAGGACCAGAGTGGCTTATAAACTCAGCTGTAGACCATTGAGCG TAGATAGTCATAAAGATGGCCGTGAAGAGGATCATGGGCAAAATGGAGATATTGTGGAGGAATCAGAGGAGACCTGTCTTAACATCACG GAGGAAGTTATTGTCGTCAACAAGCATCGTAAAGTCACCGAAG AGATAGACACGCCGATATCCACACGCACCCGGAGCAGTGAGCACAGGCGGAAGAAGCGCGTTCGGGTCGATGAGGACGCACAGGGGGTGGATAGCCAGCCGGAGAAAATCACCAG GATGGAGATggcagaagaagagaagaaggaatTCGTCCCCGCTGACGGTGGGGTAGTTGAATCGGCGCCCGAGGCTCCTACAGAGACACCGGTACCA ACTGTGGAAGCGCACGGCAAGCAGGCTGGAGATCAGGAAGAGGTGAAGGAGGGAGCAGAAGCGGCGGACGAATCCGCCATCCTGAACGGCACCGGCAgcgaggaagaagaggagatggaggtggaggaaGAGGGCGAGGAACACACAGCTCCTGCACAAAAG ACTGTGGACACTCCAGAGGAGCCAGCTGCAGAGCAACGGGAAGCAGCTCCTGTGGTTGAGGATAACCAAGAAATGGAAGTAGACACTAGAGCTCATGTGCAACAAAAAGAGGATGATGCTCCTGCAGCTGAGGAGGAAAGGGTTGctgaaaatgaacagaaagaaGTAGATACACAAGTAGCTCCTGCAGCTGAGGAGAAACAAGAAGTAGCTCctgcagctgaagaggaacagGAAGGAGCTCCTACAGCTGAGAAGAAACAAAAAGTTGCTCctgcagctgaagaggaacaaGAAGTAGCTTCAGCAGCTGTGGAGAAACTGGAAGTAGCTCCTGTTCCCAAGGAGAAACAAGTATGTCCTGCAAttgaggaggaagaagaagaagaagtagctCCTGTATCTGATGAGGACCAGGAAGGACCTCCTGCAGCTGAGGAGGACGAGGAAGGACCTTCTGCAGCTGAGGAGAAACAAGACGAAGCTGCTGTAGCTGAAGAGGAACAGGAAGCTGCGCCTTCAGTTAAGGGGGAACTGGAAGTAGCTCCTGAAATGGAGAAACATGAAACATCTGCTGCTGCCGAAGAGGAACAGGAAGTAGCTCCGGAAACTGAGGATAATGAAGTAGCTCCTAAAGTGGAGAATCAGGAAGTAGATTCTCCCGCCGAGGAAACTTCATCTTCACTTTCCACTGATGCTGAGGGAGACCAAGGACAGGAGGAGGCTATGGATGTAGCGAATGATATTGATGAAGTGACTGACACATCTGAACAATCTTCTAAGGAAGAGGAGCCTTCTGGAGAGGAAGACCACGACACGCCGacggtggaggaggaggaggaggaggaggaggaggcggctCAAAAGGAGGATGAGATGGATGAAGACGGAGAGGAAACGAATGTAAACGAAGCTTCTGATTTTTCAAGGGTTCTTCGGGGAGCCAGAGCCAAAGCGGTGACTCCAACCTCCAAACGCACCTCCAAGAAACCGAGCAAGATGACGACGGTGGAGGACGAAGAGGAAGAACAGGGAGAGGTGAAGGCGGTCGAAGACGACAAGGGAACGAGCACGGAGGAAGAGAAGGTGACGACGGAGGACGAGGCAGAGCACAGTTCAGAGGAAGAGGAGCAAGTACGGGATCCACCGGCGATCGACAAGAGGGTGTTGAGGGGGAAAATCAAAGTGATCCAGACCACGCAGAGAACCAGATCCAAGCGACGTGGCAAGATgtga
- the fam169ab gene encoding soluble lamin-associated protein of 75 kDa isoform X1 — MCYNGNRKQTPNAGVRRGSTTNLKPLSRAGMDFPVDVLEATNHGELERSARSYMNELLYTDPDHAHNFTLPSGKKVQLSLSSVGFVPLYGANLQHKVLALFTPQDQLTAVALFLANQWHSVEDILKTANSRREGLVKVRSVGERIVLYVLNRLVYRTCEMGNGEMPFLCHSENDYAKILWKNGQAVGFYSVKPKGSVCNNFLRQCYSLPVMDTIFVRKAHRGKGYGLQMLEDFVDSFNEDELGLKYPLSPAMANVCRHYLDRYPADVDLFWEVEGVGGPYQRTRVAYKLSCRPLSDSHKDGREEDHGQNGDIVEESEETCLNITEEVIVVNKHRKVTEEIDTPISTRTRSSEHRRKKRVRVDEDAQGVDSQPEKITRMEMAEEEKKEFVPADGGVVESAPEAPTETPVPTVEAHGKQAGDQEEVKEGAEAADESAILNGTGSEEEEEMEVEEEGEEHTAPAQKTVDTPEEPAAEQREAAPVVEDNQEMEVDTRAHVQQKEDDAPAAEEERVAENEQKEVDTQVAPAAEEKQEVAPAAEEEQEGAPTAEKKQKVAPAAEEEQEVASAAVEKLEVAPVPKEKQVCPAIEEEEEEEVAPVSDEDQEGPPAAEEDEEGPSAAEEKQDEAAVAEEEQEAAPSVKGELEVAPEMEKHETSAAAEEEQEVAPETEDNEVAPKVENQEVDSPAEETSSSLSTDAEGDQGQEEAMDVANDIDEVTDTSEQSSKEEEPSGEEDHDTPTVEEEEEEEEEAAQKEDEMDEDGEETNVNEASDFSRVLRGARAKAVTPTSKRTSKKPSKMTTVEDEEEEQGEVKAVEDDKGTSTEEEKVTTEDEAEHSSEEEEQVRDPPAIDKRVLRGKIKVIQTTQRTRSKRRGKM, encoded by the exons ATGTGTTACAATGGGAACAGAAAACAAACTCCAAATGCGGGCGTGCGAAGGGGATCTACGACTAACCTTAAACCTTTGTCCCGTGCAGGGATGGACTTCCCTGTGGATGTGCTGGAAGCCACGAATCACGGGGAGCTAGAGCGCTCGGCTCGTAGCTACATGAATGAGCTGCTTTACACTGACCCTGACCACGCCCACAACTTCACACTGCCCAGTGGGAAGAAG GTTCAGCTCAGCCTGTCCAGTGTGGGCTTTGTTCCTCTGTATGGAGCCAATCTCCAGCACAAAGTCCTGGCTCTGTTCACCCCACAGGACCAGCTCACAG CCGTGGCTTTGTTTTTGGCCAATCAGTGGCACTCTGTGGAAGATATCCTCAAAACAGCAAACTCCAGGCGAGAAGGCCTTGTCAAG GTGAGGTCTGTGGGCGAGCGGATCGTCCTGTATGTGTTGAACCGCCTTGTTTACCGCACTTGCGAGATGGGAAATGGAGAGATGCCCTTCCTGTGCCACAGTGAAAACGACTACGCCAAAATCCTCTGGAAGAATGGCCAAGCTGTGGGCTTCTACTCGGTCAAACCAAAAG GTAGCGTTTGTAATAACTTTTTGAGGCAGTGCTACTCCCTTCCTGTCATGGACACCATATTTGTGAGGAAAGCTCACCGGGGAAAAGGCTATGGGCTGCAGATGCTGGAGGATTTTGTGGATTCTTTTAACGAGGATGAACTTGGCCTGAAGTACCCTTTGTCTCCAGCTATGGCAAAtg TGTGTAGGCATTATCTGGACCGTTACCCGGCTGATGTAGACCTGTTCTGGGAGGTCGAGGGTGTCGGTGGCCCCTACCAGAGGACCAGAGTGGCTTATAAACTCAGCTGTAGACCATTGAGCG ATAGTCATAAAGATGGCCGTGAAGAGGATCATGGGCAAAATGGAGATATTGTGGAGGAATCAGAGGAGACCTGTCTTAACATCACG GAGGAAGTTATTGTCGTCAACAAGCATCGTAAAGTCACCGAAG AGATAGACACGCCGATATCCACACGCACCCGGAGCAGTGAGCACAGGCGGAAGAAGCGCGTTCGGGTCGATGAGGACGCACAGGGGGTGGATAGCCAGCCGGAGAAAATCACCAG GATGGAGATggcagaagaagagaagaaggaatTCGTCCCCGCTGACGGTGGGGTAGTTGAATCGGCGCCCGAGGCTCCTACAGAGACACCGGTACCA ACTGTGGAAGCGCACGGCAAGCAGGCTGGAGATCAGGAAGAGGTGAAGGAGGGAGCAGAAGCGGCGGACGAATCCGCCATCCTGAACGGCACCGGCAgcgaggaagaagaggagatggaggtggaggaaGAGGGCGAGGAACACACAGCTCCTGCACAAAAG ACTGTGGACACTCCAGAGGAGCCAGCTGCAGAGCAACGGGAAGCAGCTCCTGTGGTTGAGGATAACCAAGAAATGGAAGTAGACACTAGAGCTCATGTGCAACAAAAAGAGGATGATGCTCCTGCAGCTGAGGAGGAAAGGGTTGctgaaaatgaacagaaagaaGTAGATACACAAGTAGCTCCTGCAGCTGAGGAGAAACAAGAAGTAGCTCctgcagctgaagaggaacagGAAGGAGCTCCTACAGCTGAGAAGAAACAAAAAGTTGCTCctgcagctgaagaggaacaaGAAGTAGCTTCAGCAGCTGTGGAGAAACTGGAAGTAGCTCCTGTTCCCAAGGAGAAACAAGTATGTCCTGCAAttgaggaggaagaagaagaagaagtagctCCTGTATCTGATGAGGACCAGGAAGGACCTCCTGCAGCTGAGGAGGACGAGGAAGGACCTTCTGCAGCTGAGGAGAAACAAGACGAAGCTGCTGTAGCTGAAGAGGAACAGGAAGCTGCGCCTTCAGTTAAGGGGGAACTGGAAGTAGCTCCTGAAATGGAGAAACATGAAACATCTGCTGCTGCCGAAGAGGAACAGGAAGTAGCTCCGGAAACTGAGGATAATGAAGTAGCTCCTAAAGTGGAGAATCAGGAAGTAGATTCTCCCGCCGAGGAAACTTCATCTTCACTTTCCACTGATGCTGAGGGAGACCAAGGACAGGAGGAGGCTATGGATGTAGCGAATGATATTGATGAAGTGACTGACACATCTGAACAATCTTCTAAGGAAGAGGAGCCTTCTGGAGAGGAAGACCACGACACGCCGacggtggaggaggaggaggaggaggaggaggaggcggctCAAAAGGAGGATGAGATGGATGAAGACGGAGAGGAAACGAATGTAAACGAAGCTTCTGATTTTTCAAGGGTTCTTCGGGGAGCCAGAGCCAAAGCGGTGACTCCAACCTCCAAACGCACCTCCAAGAAACCGAGCAAGATGACGACGGTGGAGGACGAAGAGGAAGAACAGGGAGAGGTGAAGGCGGTCGAAGACGACAAGGGAACGAGCACGGAGGAAGAGAAGGTGACGACGGAGGACGAGGCAGAGCACAGTTCAGAGGAAGAGGAGCAAGTACGGGATCCACCGGCGATCGACAAGAGGGTGTTGAGGGGGAAAATCAAAGTGATCCAGACCACGCAGAGAACCAGATCCAAGCGACGTGGCAAGATgtga
- the fam169ab gene encoding soluble lamin-associated protein of 75 kDa isoform X2 — protein MCYNGNRKQTPNAGVRRGSTTNLKPLSRAGMDFPVDVLEATNHGELERSARSYMNELLYTDPDHAHNFTLPSGKKVQLSLSSVGFVPLYGANLQHKVLALFTPQDQLTAVALFLANQWHSVEDILKTANSRREGLVKVRSVGERIVLYVLNRLVYRTCEMGNGEMPFLCHSENDYAKILWKNGQAVGFYSVKPKGSVCNNFLRQCYSLPVMDTIFVRKAHRGKGYGLQMLEDFVDSFNEDELGLKYPLSPAMANVCRHYLDRYPADVDLFWEVEGVGGPYQRTRVAYKLSCRPLSVDSHKDGREEDHGQNGDIVEESEETCLNITEEVIVVNKHRKVTEEIDTPISTRTRSSEHRRKKRVRVDEDAQGVDSQPEKITRMEMAEEEKKEFVPADGGVVESAPEAPTETPTVEAHGKQAGDQEEVKEGAEAADESAILNGTGSEEEEEMEVEEEGEEHTAPAQKTVDTPEEPAAEQREAAPVVEDNQEMEVDTRAHVQQKEDDAPAAEEERVAENEQKEVDTQVAPAAEEKQEVAPAAEEEQEGAPTAEKKQKVAPAAEEEQEVASAAVEKLEVAPVPKEKQVCPAIEEEEEEEVAPVSDEDQEGPPAAEEDEEGPSAAEEKQDEAAVAEEEQEAAPSVKGELEVAPEMEKHETSAAAEEEQEVAPETEDNEVAPKVENQEVDSPAEETSSSLSTDAEGDQGQEEAMDVANDIDEVTDTSEQSSKEEEPSGEEDHDTPTVEEEEEEEEEAAQKEDEMDEDGEETNVNEASDFSRVLRGARAKAVTPTSKRTSKKPSKMTTVEDEEEEQGEVKAVEDDKGTSTEEEKVTTEDEAEHSSEEEEQVRDPPAIDKRVLRGKIKVIQTTQRTRSKRRGKM, from the exons ATGTGTTACAATGGGAACAGAAAACAAACTCCAAATGCGGGCGTGCGAAGGGGATCTACGACTAACCTTAAACCTTTGTCCCGTGCAGGGATGGACTTCCCTGTGGATGTGCTGGAAGCCACGAATCACGGGGAGCTAGAGCGCTCGGCTCGTAGCTACATGAATGAGCTGCTTTACACTGACCCTGACCACGCCCACAACTTCACACTGCCCAGTGGGAAGAAG GTTCAGCTCAGCCTGTCCAGTGTGGGCTTTGTTCCTCTGTATGGAGCCAATCTCCAGCACAAAGTCCTGGCTCTGTTCACCCCACAGGACCAGCTCACAG CCGTGGCTTTGTTTTTGGCCAATCAGTGGCACTCTGTGGAAGATATCCTCAAAACAGCAAACTCCAGGCGAGAAGGCCTTGTCAAG GTGAGGTCTGTGGGCGAGCGGATCGTCCTGTATGTGTTGAACCGCCTTGTTTACCGCACTTGCGAGATGGGAAATGGAGAGATGCCCTTCCTGTGCCACAGTGAAAACGACTACGCCAAAATCCTCTGGAAGAATGGCCAAGCTGTGGGCTTCTACTCGGTCAAACCAAAAG GTAGCGTTTGTAATAACTTTTTGAGGCAGTGCTACTCCCTTCCTGTCATGGACACCATATTTGTGAGGAAAGCTCACCGGGGAAAAGGCTATGGGCTGCAGATGCTGGAGGATTTTGTGGATTCTTTTAACGAGGATGAACTTGGCCTGAAGTACCCTTTGTCTCCAGCTATGGCAAAtg TGTGTAGGCATTATCTGGACCGTTACCCGGCTGATGTAGACCTGTTCTGGGAGGTCGAGGGTGTCGGTGGCCCCTACCAGAGGACCAGAGTGGCTTATAAACTCAGCTGTAGACCATTGAGCG TAGATAGTCATAAAGATGGCCGTGAAGAGGATCATGGGCAAAATGGAGATATTGTGGAGGAATCAGAGGAGACCTGTCTTAACATCACG GAGGAAGTTATTGTCGTCAACAAGCATCGTAAAGTCACCGAAG AGATAGACACGCCGATATCCACACGCACCCGGAGCAGTGAGCACAGGCGGAAGAAGCGCGTTCGGGTCGATGAGGACGCACAGGGGGTGGATAGCCAGCCGGAGAAAATCACCAG GATGGAGATggcagaagaagagaagaaggaatTCGTCCCCGCTGACGGTGGGGTAGTTGAATCGGCGCCCGAGGCTCCTACAGAGACACCG ACTGTGGAAGCGCACGGCAAGCAGGCTGGAGATCAGGAAGAGGTGAAGGAGGGAGCAGAAGCGGCGGACGAATCCGCCATCCTGAACGGCACCGGCAgcgaggaagaagaggagatggaggtggaggaaGAGGGCGAGGAACACACAGCTCCTGCACAAAAG ACTGTGGACACTCCAGAGGAGCCAGCTGCAGAGCAACGGGAAGCAGCTCCTGTGGTTGAGGATAACCAAGAAATGGAAGTAGACACTAGAGCTCATGTGCAACAAAAAGAGGATGATGCTCCTGCAGCTGAGGAGGAAAGGGTTGctgaaaatgaacagaaagaaGTAGATACACAAGTAGCTCCTGCAGCTGAGGAGAAACAAGAAGTAGCTCctgcagctgaagaggaacagGAAGGAGCTCCTACAGCTGAGAAGAAACAAAAAGTTGCTCctgcagctgaagaggaacaaGAAGTAGCTTCAGCAGCTGTGGAGAAACTGGAAGTAGCTCCTGTTCCCAAGGAGAAACAAGTATGTCCTGCAAttgaggaggaagaagaagaagaagtagctCCTGTATCTGATGAGGACCAGGAAGGACCTCCTGCAGCTGAGGAGGACGAGGAAGGACCTTCTGCAGCTGAGGAGAAACAAGACGAAGCTGCTGTAGCTGAAGAGGAACAGGAAGCTGCGCCTTCAGTTAAGGGGGAACTGGAAGTAGCTCCTGAAATGGAGAAACATGAAACATCTGCTGCTGCCGAAGAGGAACAGGAAGTAGCTCCGGAAACTGAGGATAATGAAGTAGCTCCTAAAGTGGAGAATCAGGAAGTAGATTCTCCCGCCGAGGAAACTTCATCTTCACTTTCCACTGATGCTGAGGGAGACCAAGGACAGGAGGAGGCTATGGATGTAGCGAATGATATTGATGAAGTGACTGACACATCTGAACAATCTTCTAAGGAAGAGGAGCCTTCTGGAGAGGAAGACCACGACACGCCGacggtggaggaggaggaggaggaggaggaggaggcggctCAAAAGGAGGATGAGATGGATGAAGACGGAGAGGAAACGAATGTAAACGAAGCTTCTGATTTTTCAAGGGTTCTTCGGGGAGCCAGAGCCAAAGCGGTGACTCCAACCTCCAAACGCACCTCCAAGAAACCGAGCAAGATGACGACGGTGGAGGACGAAGAGGAAGAACAGGGAGAGGTGAAGGCGGTCGAAGACGACAAGGGAACGAGCACGGAGGAAGAGAAGGTGACGACGGAGGACGAGGCAGAGCACAGTTCAGAGGAAGAGGAGCAAGTACGGGATCCACCGGCGATCGACAAGAGGGTGTTGAGGGGGAAAATCAAAGTGATCCAGACCACGCAGAGAACCAGATCCAAGCGACGTGGCAAGATgtga